Proteins found in one Oncorhynchus mykiss isolate Arlee chromosome 17, USDA_OmykA_1.1, whole genome shotgun sequence genomic segment:
- the LOC110494557 gene encoding glutathione hydrolase 7 isoform X3, whose translation MLTCRFASHQMGRERVVLCLSNCGSCAYLCVNIGKMDVSPETKLSSRQSPVGYKSFEGLPQLTVDDTLTKGQNFQNEHNRNTGLHGHGGLSSAPDLSSLPKELPLRHLASGSQHPNLADLSLSSFREMDKDLPPWGPSRCGTWQDAIIPIYAASLIIAIAVTTAMVLQIYLGTNEQVFRGSVLVTDHEHCTELGRRVLNEQGSSVDSAIVATLCLGIVHPHASGIGGGGVMLVHDIRKNIRKVINFQETAPSGIEEILQIDPELKPGLIVGVPGLLRGLYQAHKLYGRLSWEDIVTRAANVARDGFNVSHRLEAITKVKGQNMSLRFRDMFLPRGHALSPGSLMKTPSLAAVLEAGVSEFYNGTLTQEMASEVQENGGILTKEDLSNYSAVISQPIEGLYQASSGLHNISWQHPPSGFRVLVPPPPSIGAALISALNILEDFHLNGNSTTNRANHWIAESLKASLTMASGLGDPAYTPSVSALLSKMQSKPQAVVLRQLISDSQASPPRHYSTVYDLPRGAVASQVVVMGPDDVIVSVTSSLNRPFGSRILTPSGILLNSQILDFSWPIRTQGLLISNLTNRVQPGKRPLSFIMPTIVIPSLGKCGSYVALGSSNGESSLSGVTQVLINILSYNKNLNDSISLGRLHPQLKPSRLLVDSEFLEEDVKVLRLKGHTVYRVGLLSLVQGAQKTNDIIRGIVDPRAVAGSA comes from the exons ATGCTGACTTGCAGGTTTGCTAGTCATCAGATGGGAAGGGAGAGGGTAGTCCTGTGTCTGTCTAATTGTGGATCATGTGCTTATCTCTGTGTGAACATAGGGAAAATGGATGTGAGTCCTGAGACTAAACTTAGTAGCAGACAATCCCCAGTTGGTTACAAGAGCTTTGAGGGCTTACCTCAGTTGACTGTGGATGACACATTGACCAAAGGGCAAAACTTTCAGAATGAGCATAACCGAAACACAG GTCTCCATGGCCATGGTGGCCTCAGTTCTGCTCCAGACCTCAGCAGTCTCCCAAAAGAATTGCCCCTGAGACATCTAGCCTCTGGGAGCCAGCACCCTAACCTGGCGGATCTAAGCTTGTCCTCCTTTAGAGAGATGGATAAGGACCTGCCGCCTTGGGGGCCAAGTAGGTGTGGCACTTGGCAGGATGCCATCATACCCATCTATGCTGCTTCTCTCATCATTGCCATAGCAGTCACCACCGCTATGGTCCTGCAGATTTATCTAGGGACAAATGAG CAGGTCTTCAGAGGGAGTGTGTTGGTGACGGACCATGAACACTGTACAGAGCTTGGTCGTAGGGTGCTGAATGAACAAGGCTCCAGTGTGGATTCTGCCATTGTTGCCACCCTGTGCCTGGGGATAGTCCATCCACATGCGTCAGGTATTGGCGG GGGAGGGGTGATGCTGGTTCATGACATCCGGAAGAATATAAGGAAGGTGATTAATTTCCAGGAAACGGCACCCTCTGGAATCGAGGAGATCCTGCAAATTGACCCAGAGCTAAAG CCAGGTCTGATTGTAGGTGTGCCAGGCTTGCTCAGAGGGTTGTACCAAGCCCATAAACTGTATGGAAG ACTGTCATGGGAGGATATTGTCACCAGGGCTGCCAACGTAGCCAGAGATGGCTTTAATGTCTCTCACAGACTTG AGGCCATAACCAAGGTGAAAGGTCAGAATATGTCATTGCGCTTCAGGGACATGTTCTTGCCAAGAGGCCATGCTCTGTCCCCCGGCTCTCTTATGAAAACACCAAGCCTGGCTGCTGTCCTGGAGGCTGGGGTGTCAGAATTCTACAATGGGACTCTAACACAGGAAATGGCCAGTGAG GTGCAAGAAAATGGAGGAATTCTAACCAAGGAGGATCTCAGCAACTACAGTGCAGTCATATCGCAGCCAATTGAAGGCCTGTATCAGG CCTCCTCAGGTCTACACAATATTTCCTGGCAACACCCTCCCTCAGGATTCCGAGTTCTCGTGCCGCCTCCCCCTTCTATTGGTGCTGCTCTGATCTCAGCCCTCAACATTTTGGAGGACTTCCACCTCAATGGGAATAGTACAACGAATAGAGCAAACCACTGGATTGCTGAG TCACTGAAAGCGTCCCTGACTATGGCTAGTGGGCTCGGAGACCCTGCGTATACCCCATCAGTTTCTGCACTCCTCTCCAAGATGCAAAG CAAGCCACAGGCTGTAGTGCTCCGTCAGTTGATCAGTGACTCGCAGGCATCTCCTCCCAGACACTACTCTACTGTCTATGACCTGCCGAGGGGAGCTGTGGCCAGCCAGGTGGTCGTGATGGGTCCCGATGACGTCATTGTGTCTGTCACCAG CTCACTGAACAGGCCCTTTGGAAGTAGAATTTTAACCCCTTCAGGCATTCTCCTGAACAGCCAGATCTTGGACTTCTCCTGGCCAATTAGAACCCAGGGACTGTTAATATCTAACCTG ACGAACAGGGTCCAGCCAGGCAAGCGACCTCTGTCATTTATTATGCCAACAATTGTGATACCGTCTCTAGGTAAATGTGGATCCTATGTGGCCCTGGGATCTTCTAATGGAGAGTCCAGCCTCAGTGGTGTCACCCAG GTCTTGATTAATATTTTATCATATAACAAAAATCTGAATGATAGCATATCACTGGGACGACTCCATCCCCAACTTAAGCCGAGCAGACTCCTGGTGGACT CTGAGTTCCTGGAGGAGGATGTGAAGGTGTTGCGTTTGAAAGGACACACTGTCTACAGGGTGGGGCTGCTGTCCCTGGTGCAGGGTGCCCAGAAAACCAACGACATCATTAGGGGCATTGTTGACCCTCGTGCTGTGGCTGGCTCTGCCTAG
- the LOC110494557 gene encoding glutathione hydrolase 7 isoform X6, protein MDVSPETKLSSRQSPVGYKSFEGLPQLTVDDTLTKGQNFQNEHNRNTGLHGHGGLSSAPDLSSLPKELPLRHLASGSQHPNLADLSLSSFREMDKDLPPWGPSRCGTWQDAIIPIYAASLIIAIAVTTAMVLQIYLGTNEQVFRGSVLVTDHEHCTELGRRVLNEQGSSVDSAIVATLCLGIVHPHASGIGGGGVMLVHDIRKNIRKVINFQETAPSGIEEILQIDPELKPGLIVGVPGLLRGLYQAHKLYGRLSWEDIVTRAANVARDGFNVSHRLAEAITKVKGQNMSLRFRDMFLPRGHALSPGSLMKTPSLAAVLEAGVSEFYNGTLTQEMASEVQENGGILTKEDLSNYSAVISQPIEGLYQASSGLHNISWQHPPSGFRVLVPPPPSIGAALISALNILEDFHLNGNSTTNRANHWIAESLKASLTMASGLGDPAYTPSVSALLSKMQSKPQAVVLRQLISDSQASPPRHYSTVYDLPRGAVASQVVVMGPDDVIVSVTSSLNRPFGSRILTPSGILLNSQILDFSWPIRTQGLLISNLTNRVQPGKRPLSFIMPTIVIPSLGKCGSYVALGSSNGESSLSGVTQVLINILSYNKNLNDSISLGRLHPQLKPSRLLVDSEFLEEDVKVLRLKGHTVYRVGLLSLVQGAQKTNDIIRGIVDPRAVAGSA, encoded by the exons ATGGATGTGAGTCCTGAGACTAAACTTAGTAGCAGACAATCCCCAGTTGGTTACAAGAGCTTTGAGGGCTTACCTCAGTTGACTGTGGATGACACATTGACCAAAGGGCAAAACTTTCAGAATGAGCATAACCGAAACACAG GTCTCCATGGCCATGGTGGCCTCAGTTCTGCTCCAGACCTCAGCAGTCTCCCAAAAGAATTGCCCCTGAGACATCTAGCCTCTGGGAGCCAGCACCCTAACCTGGCGGATCTAAGCTTGTCCTCCTTTAGAGAGATGGATAAGGACCTGCCGCCTTGGGGGCCAAGTAGGTGTGGCACTTGGCAGGATGCCATCATACCCATCTATGCTGCTTCTCTCATCATTGCCATAGCAGTCACCACCGCTATGGTCCTGCAGATTTATCTAGGGACAAATGAG CAGGTCTTCAGAGGGAGTGTGTTGGTGACGGACCATGAACACTGTACAGAGCTTGGTCGTAGGGTGCTGAATGAACAAGGCTCCAGTGTGGATTCTGCCATTGTTGCCACCCTGTGCCTGGGGATAGTCCATCCACATGCGTCAGGTATTGGCGG GGGAGGGGTGATGCTGGTTCATGACATCCGGAAGAATATAAGGAAGGTGATTAATTTCCAGGAAACGGCACCCTCTGGAATCGAGGAGATCCTGCAAATTGACCCAGAGCTAAAG CCAGGTCTGATTGTAGGTGTGCCAGGCTTGCTCAGAGGGTTGTACCAAGCCCATAAACTGTATGGAAG ACTGTCATGGGAGGATATTGTCACCAGGGCTGCCAACGTAGCCAGAGATGGCTTTAATGTCTCTCACAGACTTG CAGAGGCCATAACCAAGGTGAAAGGTCAGAATATGTCATTGCGCTTCAGGGACATGTTCTTGCCAAGAGGCCATGCTCTGTCCCCCGGCTCTCTTATGAAAACACCAAGCCTGGCTGCTGTCCTGGAGGCTGGGGTGTCAGAATTCTACAATGGGACTCTAACACAGGAAATGGCCAGTGAG GTGCAAGAAAATGGAGGAATTCTAACCAAGGAGGATCTCAGCAACTACAGTGCAGTCATATCGCAGCCAATTGAAGGCCTGTATCAGG CCTCCTCAGGTCTACACAATATTTCCTGGCAACACCCTCCCTCAGGATTCCGAGTTCTCGTGCCGCCTCCCCCTTCTATTGGTGCTGCTCTGATCTCAGCCCTCAACATTTTGGAGGACTTCCACCTCAATGGGAATAGTACAACGAATAGAGCAAACCACTGGATTGCTGAG TCACTGAAAGCGTCCCTGACTATGGCTAGTGGGCTCGGAGACCCTGCGTATACCCCATCAGTTTCTGCACTCCTCTCCAAGATGCAAAG CAAGCCACAGGCTGTAGTGCTCCGTCAGTTGATCAGTGACTCGCAGGCATCTCCTCCCAGACACTACTCTACTGTCTATGACCTGCCGAGGGGAGCTGTGGCCAGCCAGGTGGTCGTGATGGGTCCCGATGACGTCATTGTGTCTGTCACCAG CTCACTGAACAGGCCCTTTGGAAGTAGAATTTTAACCCCTTCAGGCATTCTCCTGAACAGCCAGATCTTGGACTTCTCCTGGCCAATTAGAACCCAGGGACTGTTAATATCTAACCTG ACGAACAGGGTCCAGCCAGGCAAGCGACCTCTGTCATTTATTATGCCAACAATTGTGATACCGTCTCTAGGTAAATGTGGATCCTATGTGGCCCTGGGATCTTCTAATGGAGAGTCCAGCCTCAGTGGTGTCACCCAG GTCTTGATTAATATTTTATCATATAACAAAAATCTGAATGATAGCATATCACTGGGACGACTCCATCCCCAACTTAAGCCGAGCAGACTCCTGGTGGACT CTGAGTTCCTGGAGGAGGATGTGAAGGTGTTGCGTTTGAAAGGACACACTGTCTACAGGGTGGGGCTGCTGTCCCTGGTGCAGGGTGCCCAGAAAACCAACGACATCATTAGGGGCATTGTTGACCCTCGTGCTGTGGCTGGCTCTGCCTAG